From a region of the Branchiostoma floridae strain S238N-H82 chromosome 13, Bfl_VNyyK, whole genome shotgun sequence genome:
- the LOC118428660 gene encoding neurotensin receptor type 2-like, which translates to MVVTGNVSLALNHTASQTPLPIHGAPLVSPSLPFILPVVFSVVYLVGLVGNVTVLLCVGRRGVRSSMCVYVLSLATADTVYLLGGPFFLASFLVQPRWLNKIMEYGELRGDVSQRLFTRTGVTDSSYRTSAPSNKKETQFQTRGMSEKVYAKAGCNLTASQNQVVFGDIGCRLIVGLDTLTMLASIFTLTAMSADRFYAVMYPTQAISEGIQITSKSRWITCAVWIAALLITVPWTVCMSLHQSEQGGELVEVCLLSWPSEVGKLVYITLVFVLGFPLPFIIISALYGTMVYQLWATMQPVTLEEQDRTAHQRRSTVRSFVSVAEVSQRVAETSYIRSQHTVTVKYSVSESVASRQLSKQSVVSRHASGGEGVARRLQPRRRRRQHVSRSVLIIVAVFFVCWLPYGILQGYGLGDGVARRLQPRRRRRQHVFRSVLIIVAVFFVCWLPYGILQVLYYHHVFRPTAAMYYVHLTFVGLSYLNSCANPLLYVMLSERFRREMLQSCAKMCSCIRRLSKPQPRHSTETKGEQQRQQQQQQQQLPSTPVEMNNFKRVPATSIEMSNLRHVQNKIRNDLL; encoded by the exons ATGGTTGTCACGGGTAACGTGTCTCTCGCCCTGAACCACACGGCGTCccagacccccctccccatccacgGCGCGCCGCTGGTCAGCCCGTCGCTGCCCTTCATCCTGCCGGTTGTGTTCTCCGTGGTGTACCTGGTCGGGCTGGTCGGGAACGTCACCGTGCTGCTGTGCGTGGGCCGGCGGGGCGTCAGGAGCTCCATGTGCGTGTACGTGCTCAGCCTCGCCACGGCGGACACCGTGTACCTGCTGGGCGGGCCGTTCTTCCTAGCCTCCTTCCTGGTGCAACCCAGATGG CTTAACAAGATTATGGAGTACGGAGAGTTGCGAGGCGACGTGTCTCAAAGGTTGTTTACCAGGACCGGAGTGACAGATAGCTCCTACAGAACATCGGCTCCGTCAAATAAAAAGGAGACGCAGTTCCAGACTCGGGGGATGAGTGAGAAGGTGTACGCCAAAGCGGGGTGTAATCTTACCGCATCGCAGAACCAGGTG GTGTTTGGCGATATCGGCTGCCGGTTGATTGTGGGTCTGGACACGCTGACCATGCTGGCCAGCATCTTCACCCTGACGGCCATGAGCGCGGACAGGTTCTACGCCGTGATGTACCCCACACAGGCGATCTCTGAGGGGATCCAGATCACCAGCAAATCCCGCTGGATCACGTGCGCAGTCTGGATCGCGGCCCTGCTCATCACCGTGCCCTGGACCGTCTGCATGAGTCTGCACCAGTCTGAACAGGGCGGTGAGCTGGTGGAGGTGTGCCTGCTCAGCTGGCCCAGCGAG GTGGGAAAGCTCGTGTACATCACGCTGGTGTTCGTGCTGGGCTTCCCTCTGCCGTTCATCATCATCTCGGCGCTGTACGGCACCATGGTGTACCAGCTGTGGGCCACCATGCAGCCCGTCACGCTGGAGGAGCAGGACAGGACCGCGCACCAGCGCCGCTCCACCGTCAGGAGCTTCGTCAGCGTCGCAGAG GTGTCCCAGAGGGTGGCGGAGACCAGTTACATCCGGTCGCAGCACACCGTCACCGTCAAGTACTCGGTGAGCGAGTCGGTGGCGAGCCGCCAGCTGTCCAAGCAGAGCGTGGTGTCTCGGCACGCCTCGGGAGGGGAGGGGGTGGCGCGGCGTCTGCAGCCGAGGAGGCGGAGGAGGCAGCACGTCTCCCGCTCCGTGTTGATCATCGTGGCCGTCTTCTTCGTCTGCTGGCTGCCGTACGGAATCCTACAG ggttatggatTAGGGGACGGGGTGGCGCGGCGTCTGCAGCCGCGGAGACGGAGGAGGCAGCACGTGTTCCGCTCCGTGCTGATCATCGTGGCCGTCTTCTTCGTCTGCTGGCTGCCGTACGGAATCCTACAG GTGTTGTACTACCACCACGTGTTCCGCCCCACCGCCGCCATGTACTACGTCCACCTGACGTTCGTGGGCCTGTCCTACCTGAACTCCTGCGCAAACCCGCTGCTCTACGTCATGCTGAGCGAGAGATTCCGCAGGGAGATGTTGCAGTCCTGCGCAAAGATGTGCTCCTGTATCAG GAGACTCTCTAAGCCGCAGCCGCGGCACAGCACGGAGACGAAGGGCGAACAGCAGcggcagcaacaacaacaacaacaacagctgccGTCCACTCCTGTGGAGATGAACAACTTCAAACGTGTTCCCGCCACCTCCATAGAGATGAGCAACCTCagacatgtccagaacaagatCAGGAACGATCTCTTATAA